In Phacochoerus africanus isolate WHEZ1 chromosome 1, ROS_Pafr_v1, whole genome shotgun sequence, the following are encoded in one genomic region:
- the LOC125111438 gene encoding keratin-associated protein 19-3-like, whose product MSYYSSYCRGLGYGYGCGCGSFRRLGYGCGYGSYQYGSGYGGYGYGCYRPCYYGGYSSSGFY is encoded by the coding sequence ATGAGCTACTACAGCAGCTACTGCAGAGGCCTGGGCTACGGCTATGGCTGTGGATGCGGCAGTTTCCGAAGACTGGGCTacggctgtggctatggcagctACCAGTACGGTTCTGGTTATGGAGGCTACGGATATGGCTGCTACCGTCCTTGTTACTATGGGGGATACTCGTCTTCTGGCTTCTACTGA